One genomic segment of Sminthopsis crassicaudata isolate SCR6 chromosome 2, ASM4859323v1, whole genome shotgun sequence includes these proteins:
- the CNEP1R1 gene encoding nuclear envelope phosphatase-regulatory subunit 1 isoform X2: MNSLEQAEDLKAFERRLTEYISCLQPATGRWRMILIVVSVCTATGAWNWLIDPETQKVSFFTSLWNHPFFTISCITLIGLFFAGIHKRVVAPSIIAARCRTVLAEYNMSCDDTGKLILKPRPHVQ, encoded by the exons ATCTCAAGGCTTTTGAGAGAAGACTTACTGAATATATTTCTTGTTTACAACCTGCTACAGGACGTTGGAGAA TGATTCTTATAGTGGTGTCTGTCTGTACAGCTACTGGTGCCTGGAATTGGTTGATAGATCCAGAGACACAAAAG GTATCCTTCTTTACATCTTTATGGAATCATCCATTTTTCACAATCAGCTGTATCACTCTAATAGGGTTGTTCTTTGCTGGAATACACAAGAGAGTGGTAGCACCATCAAT TATAGCAGCCCGATGTCGAACTGTGTTAGCAGAATATAATATGTCTTGTGATGAT acagGAAAGCTTATTTTGAAACCTAGGCCTCATGTTCAATGA
- the CNEP1R1 gene encoding nuclear envelope phosphatase-regulatory subunit 1 isoform X3 produces MVSDTNRDLKAFERRLTEYISCLQPATGRWRMILIVVSVCTATGAWNWLIDPETQKVSFFTSLWNHPFFTISCITLIGLFFAGIHKRVVAPSIIAARCRTVLAEYNMSCDDTGKLILKPRPHVQ; encoded by the exons ATCTCAAGGCTTTTGAGAGAAGACTTACTGAATATATTTCTTGTTTACAACCTGCTACAGGACGTTGGAGAA TGATTCTTATAGTGGTGTCTGTCTGTACAGCTACTGGTGCCTGGAATTGGTTGATAGATCCAGAGACACAAAAG GTATCCTTCTTTACATCTTTATGGAATCATCCATTTTTCACAATCAGCTGTATCACTCTAATAGGGTTGTTCTTTGCTGGAATACACAAGAGAGTGGTAGCACCATCAAT TATAGCAGCCCGATGTCGAACTGTGTTAGCAGAATATAATATGTCTTGTGATGAT acagGAAAGCTTATTTTGAAACCTAGGCCTCATGTTCAATGA